tcttgtttttcctcCCGCTTCCCCTTCCTCCCAATATCTCTCCCAAATCTCCCTCTCTTCcccattctttttccatatatctttttctttttatcttttctttttctttttttcctctttttcccccttttctccctttcctcttctctttcctcCTAATCCTCCCTCCTTTCTTCTATCATCTTTGTAATGGTGAATTCAATAACTGGCAAAATGAGTTAACGCTTTAAGTTATTGATGGTTCATTGTTGGATAAAGATGGTCTAGTTAGGTTATTTAAAAAGTACTCTTGAGAATTATGATAATAGCTTTAGAGAAATCGTATGTTTCGATTTGAGAGAGTTTCTCTGTAGATTCTCCATGTGAATTTGAATATACTTAGTTGCTCTGTAAAGTGGTAAGTTGAGTGAGATAATagctttaattttttctgtataCGACAAGCCCACGTATCGGCTAAAAGTGGTTTTTGAAACCTCGTAGAAATGTTTATTCAATTGCGAAAAATATAACTAACTGCATGTTCatgaggaaaaaaaaatatggTTGCCTAGTtttcattgctttttgttttagttGCTCATCGAGTATACGGTACGTTAATATCCGTGAATATAGATGTAGTTCTTAATAATAAAGACATAATCGAATCTTAAGGATGTTGTAACGATCCTGATAATTAGCTTCGTAAGTACAACCTTGTGATgagtgttttttttttctatgtGTTTATTCTCATCAAAGAGTAGTTAAATGGTATTTATTGTAGTTGCACTTACTGAGGAAATTGATAGAGACTGGtgacaaaaaacaaatataccAGATTCCAGTTGGGTTAAAGCGAATTAcaaagtaagaaaaatactacaatgaaaaataaaaaaaataaatcgATAGAAGTTAAAGAAACTTAACGCAATGCTTCTTTCTATCCTTTACAAAAAGACTCGTTCATTAAAGATATAGATTGATATAAACTCCTAGTGTAAAGGATTCTTGCACACTGAAAGCATGATCATCTatgattttggaagaaagctttttttgaattcataATTACAACAACGTCCAACAAAAACTCtcaatccaaaagaatgcCTTGAATTGTCATTTAAGCATATTTTCAGCAAAACTACATGTAGCTATTATAGCTTTAAAAATTGCTTTACTCAGTTTACCAGGCttgacaaaaaataaaaaacactATAATAATGTGTCAACTACCCTCTTTTAGTTTCGGGAAAATGACAAATTGCTATTACTTACTTGGCGAAGACATCATCTAAACAATAATGCAGAAATTTCGACACAAGCTTTATCATACCTATCGCTAAGTGatatcttctttcttttttaaagacaGCAACATTCAAGCTTGTCGAACACCAATacgacaaaaaaaattatcaGCATCGTGTTTTAGTTAGTGTATTCAAAATCAATGGAGAAACTAGGTAAACATTTTTGACAGCTCAGActgaaattacaaaatacTAGATGTATATTGCAACTGTTTAGTCAAAATCTTCGagtcgatttttttttctctttattgCGAGTCTATTTTTTGTTAGCATTTCTCTCAtacaaaaattaaacaattaGAAGTCCTGCATCTTGCCTACCATACGTTTTCGGAAGCGATGGAAGCCCTCGTAAAAGGAAAGCTTACCGCTAACAAATCTCATTACTAAGATGACGTAGGTAGAGATAGGGTTCTTCAATATGAATACATGAGAGGCTGACTTTAACAAAACAGTAGTAAACTTCAACACTTGTTTTATTATACATTTGCATACGTTTTTTAAGTTTTATGAACAGTACCATGTCAAATAACAGTCTTCCTCTCGAAAACAAAGTCGCCATCGTCACAGGAGGCTCCAGAGGTATCGGAGCAGGAATTGCTGAAACATTGGCAAGCCGTGGTGCCAAGGTTGCTATTACATTTACCTCTGAAAGCAGTAAAGATGCAACGGAACAATTggtgaaaaagattaaGGATTTTGGCACTTCAGCAGACGCCATCACTATTCAAGCCGACTTGCGTAACGTTGCAAGTGCTAAGCTAATCGTCGATACTACTGTCAAAGCTTTTGGTCCCACCATCCATATTCTCGTCAATAATGCCGGAATTGCATACGACCGTACTCCTATAGGAAGTACATCTGTTGAGGACTACAATAGTATCTTTGACGTAAATGTTCGAGCCGTCTTCTTCATGGGAGAAGCCGTAGCACCCCATCTCCCCAATAAAGGTGGTAGAATCATTAACATAGGAAGTATTGCAGGTAGAGGATCAGCTAGCCGAATCCCTTTGTATTGTGCAAGCAAGGCTGCTCTTGAAGGGTTCACAAGATGCTGGGCCGCTGAATTAGGTCCTAAAGGCCATACCGTCAATCAAGTCAATCCGGGTGCGGTGGAGACAGATATGCTAAGGGGAATAGATAGCTCAGTAACTAATGCGTATAAAGACATGACTCCTATGGAAAACCGCTTTGGACAGCCTCAGGATATTGCAGACATTGTAGGGTTTCTTGCTGAAGAAAGCAGCCGATGGATCACCGGACAAACAATTTCAGCTTCTGGCGGTCTCAAAATGTATTAATATTGAGGCAaggaatgaagaaaagtgGAATATATATCAGTAAAGCAACCTTTGAAGCTGAAATCTAAATTGGTATAAATCTTAAACATCAACCGAATGGTAAAATGAAGCAGGAAACGAAGGAAAATACGGTTACTTAGGACCATGGACAAAAGCTGCTTACTGGcaattataaaattttgaagacGAGTGTCTTGAAAAGGATTTAAGAACGCTATTGTACTATATACTCTGGAACGAAAAGCAAGTGCCTCTTAGAGCTTAGTTGTTTAGAGATAAATagaacttttttttttaatttttaacaATCTGAAATTTAAGTTTAAAAGCCTTACACGTAAAGACTATCTAAAATGACTTAAGTAGGGTAAAgcattttttcaacattCTACTGCAGCTTACTGACTATCATTCAATTATTAATCTATATCTGTCACAGGTTAGatctcacttgttatgagaataagttATCGGTGGAAAAATGTAATTACAATTTCGGGCAATTGTATGCTTTTATACTACTTGGATTAAATAGCAATAGCTTCCAaggatctgattcactaagCAAGTtgtaaaaacaattttatttagctagatcagtcaaatcttccaatctgaagatttgagcTCTCAGCAGaggtatatatatctttctagGATTAGTAAGCTTTTAAATAACTTTAGTTCtagatttataaaattttgaatcgcaaaaatgaacatttagtttttgtaataacgtatttgataatacaatacatttattgtatcaaaatattagtaatattGTATACCAGTTATGACAACGAGGAAATATATGCTCAATCAGAGGAATTCATTCTTACACCGCCAAACGCTTAAAGCAGCATCctctctttccttttcaggCAGGATCCGGATTATTACCTGAGATTGTATTGTCTAGTTTATTTGAATTAGCTTCTATCCAAATTCTTAGCTTAACGCCTCTAATGGAATGTTTATCATAATTTTACTGATGCTAAAGTTAGTATGTCGCAATATTTTCAGAAGTTGACTCGATTCATCTGTAAaggcttcttttgaaatataTACTATGAAGTAGACTTGTCTCCATTCTCAAACTATATACCCTTCAACATTGAAATTTGTCAAGAAAACAAGCATGTTACTAagcattttgaaaataattatattaAAAACATCTCGATTCATCTCGACAAAGTCGTTCAGCAGTTATGAGTACAAGACTCAACGTAATGTAACGTTCAAAGAATTACAGTCGAATTCCACTTATATGGTTGCATTAAAAAGAGTAGTTtcaattataaaaaatattaaatatctaatttcattcattcatgCAGTTTTTGTCGTCAAATCGTCAATGCTAAATtatcataaaaaacataatgGTCGTAAACTCGTCAATCGGTTTTGCTCCATCATAGTTTATCCAATTCGGTCTCAGATTTAGTTAATGGCGATTTGCTTCTTGGAACGGGATTCCTCAATCTTGGGCAAGACAACGCTTAGAATACCGTGGTTGAACTGAGCTTCAATACGATCGGCATCTACCTTGTTTGGAATGGTGATTGTTCGGGAAAAGGAACCAAAGCGACGTTCCGAccatctttggtttcccTTGTCGCCTTCGCTCTTGCGCTCATTCACAGATTCACCAGAAATGGTAAGTTTTCCTTCGTCGTAATGAACTTCAAcgtcttgctttttgacACCAGGAAGTTCTACATCCACTTCGACGGTATCTTTGCCTTCGTGAACATCGATAGCAGGTGACAAATCGCCAACACGATTTTGGCGTTGGACACGAGGAGAATAACTCAGAAAGTCAGAAAAGACGTCTTGGAAAGGGTGCAACTCGAAGAAAGGTTGAAGAGACATTGTAGATAGAGCTTGTTGATTATAAATAGCAATCAAAGAATCCTTatattctatttcttttttgtcaatgtTGTTGAATCTCCTCTACTGCACTCCTATTTATAAGTGAACACAAGGATGGTTCGATCATTTCTTTAGAGCCCTAGTACTTTCTAGATGCGGCCACTTGGCCACCACCGGGATTCCACGCATTCCCGTGTATTTCATTTATCTCTCATGTCATTTTttagttctttcttttcaatctgaataagaaaaaggaattttctttgcttttgcttttgcttttgttttctttttccttgaatccttttgtttactacaGCTTCACTCGTCATTCACGATATCTCTAGAAAAATCATCtattcctcttttgtatgatgaaaagtaaCGAACGTTCTCGCATATTCCGACTTGATTAGTACAGCTTTCCTAGGTGGTTTCGTAGAATGTGCATCATTTAAGAAgagtttgttttgattcCTTTACACTTTTCAAACCTTGGGACTTTTGCAAGAGCATATTCCATTTACTCGTGAAAAAATACCAAAGATAGAGCTGAGTAAAATTGGGTCTTAAAGGATATTAAGATAACGCAACGCTAAAGACCATCAACTCTAATGGGTTAGATTAGTTTTACAAAGCCGCTTTAACgtctacggccatacctaggcgaaaacaccagttcccgtccgatcactgcagttaagcgtctgagggtttcgttagtactatggttggagacaacatgggaatccggaatgctgtaggcttttcaATGTCCatcgtttttatttttatttaaattctGTCAACTTGAACCAAAAGGGAGTGCAAATGCTTTTATCTAAGAAGGCTGGTAATCCTGCCAAAGTCTCCGaccaaaaggaaaaaaatatttctttcttttctttattcattatatttaaaaaagccATCCCATTTTTTAGGATACGGTCTCAATAGCTGGTCTGCAAGACGTTCCTTACTCCCAACCGTTCTAGCTTTTGACCAAAATTCCAGTTTTCATCAATGATTACAACGACTGGACAAAGGTATTGATGCGAATTGCAATCTGAGCAATCTTGTCACCGTCACCAGCATCGGAGTCAAACGAACTAACCGTAAGTGATTTGGGGGTACACGTCTTGGGTATCAAGTTCATGCAGGCGATCAAGTCAGATTCAAGGAAATCAACAAGAGATGGATAATCGTTATCTTTTCTGCATGACTTGCCTAAAACATCCAGACCAACATGAACCAGAGCCGGACTGTATGACCGCCGTTCAAGTTGGGTAATGAGCTCGCGGACGAAATCCACTTTCTTGAGGTGTCACctcaaatatttttcttgcCAGCACCAATTACACGTTTCGCTGAACCCTGGATTGATCGCGCAGACCACAGTAAAGGAACCGGTGATAGTCGAACGGCTCAAATCCCGGCAAAGTTTTTATTAACGTCTTCCAACTTTCACCTTTGAGTATGGACAAATCCATGGATTAACATAGCCGTTCTCGTGGACATCAGGAGGGTCAAGATCGTTATGAGCATCATAGTATTTGAACGCTAAATCCTTGATTTTCAGCCCACACGCGACAGCAGAGCTAGCCATGGAATTACGAAAAATAATAAGGGGAAATGTGTTCTTTGCGGTGGCCTCGGTAGCTGCAATCGATATACGTCGCGAAATCTCAAAACTGCGGCCGATTTTACCCTCAAAGTCATCCAAGCAATTGATTTCCTTCTACTAAATCTTGGCATATAGCCGCTCTAGTTTTCGGTCCAATCCCAGCGATCGAATCCGCTTGGAACCATTGCCCACACGGTTATCACGAAGGCCAACATGATATGGAGAAAAGATAATGGTAATGGTACAGGTGGACATTATAGGTttgatatttatttttttggaaacaatCATTTTGGTAATTATAAGTTTTAACCATAATGAAAACACCctgattctttctttacttttataTCTTTGTTAATGGTCTAAACTTTTGTTATCAGAACACAACCAACTGTTTTTCGATTAAGCAGTCTGAAATTTTGCAATTCCTTGTAGACTTGCATCTACTCTTTGCAAAGAAtgtataaaaagaaaaaagaaatccccattcaaaaaaaaccaagGACATCATCAATACTACAGATTTAAATCCCTAATTATTCTGGTTCATTACTCGCAATATTCATGtctttttgcctttttaCGTTGGTGAACCATGCTGAGCTTGACTGTCATTCAaccttgtttctttatatttacgGACAGTTGTTTTGTCTGCATTTTTTCCATGCTGTTCATCGGACATTCGGGTTATAGGATAATCCAAGTCAGGAATCGCAGAATAAGCAATTAGTTGTCCTTTCATCATTTGGGGATCGATTTTTATCTGATGGATGCTGCTTTTTAGCTTACCATTGGTCAAGAAGGGCAACATATCTGCAATGTTCACTCTGAGGCAAGCAAGTTGTTAATAAAAAGGACAGAACAAATACAATATAAGTTTTTTACATACGAAATCACATCCTTGTCAATTGAAACTCTAACCCAATCGGGTATAATATCCACTTCTGGAGGTTTGATTTGTaaaaatccttcttttctttgaataaGTAGGGTGATTGTCCCACAATCAAAATTACAATCAGTATCCACATCGTCCTTTTTGTGTTCTACTCCCTCAGGAACGCTATACTTTATGAGACGAATAAAGTCCTCGGTAGAACTATGGTATTTGCTAAAGAAATCACTTGGAAGTTCTAATCCAAGAGCGATTAAATCAAGAAGTTTTAGTGAAAGATTGTAGCATTGTTTCTGAAACAGTGTCATTTCGGGCAAGAATTTACGGATGGCGGGGCTAATAACTTCTCGATTTGAGTGAGGAAATCTTGCTAGGTCATAAAATTCCTTCGTGGCTTTAGTAGATGGATCATCTGAATACAACTTTTCACCCATACGTTTTGAATATCCTGCTTGCAATTCTCCTCCTTTAAACCtgaatttttccttttcctcaATTggtaaattaaaaaactcATCGCTGATTTTAAAGACTCCTTCCATCTGTTCTATATCAATTCCGTGGTTTTTCACCATGAAAAATCCCCATTCTTTACAAGCATTGACCACCTTCATACTAACAAAGTGTGTATTTTGCTCAGACAGATCTATAAAGGGTAAATGTAACGATTCCATTTGGCATAGGTATAGTTATTAATATAATGAGAGTATAAAATGAGTGAATTCCAAAACTTAGACGGACGTAGAATTCTTTGTTGTTGTACGTTAAGAAGCTAATAAAACAGTAATACTCTTTACGATCATTCAAAGCCCTTCTTCAactgaagaaaagtcaTATAAGTACGTAATAGTTTTGTCATATATGTACTTATCTCTTGCCACTAGATATTTGTTAAACGAAAATtctaattttatttaattttatacTACTTGGCCATCATTCGTTTAATTCTGTGATTTTTTAATAGGATAAAACTTTCCATTATAGAGAAGAAATTTCCTTTCATCCTTGACAACTTAAGTTTAACACTACCCACTATTAAGctgaaaagttttgttctttttagtaaaagaagaaacttcGAACAACGTGGGCTTACTGCTCAACTTGGCTTCATTCTCTCGCTGTATGCattcttctattttataAGAGTGAAACTAACACCTGTGACTTGACGTTAGCTTTCACTCTCATACCCACTACCTCCGTCTTGCTCTTACTCCGTAGTCATACGTACCCTTTACTTAcagttatttattattgCAACACCAATTGTCACTTGATCTCCAACTTTCATCTTGAACTTGGTACATTCTTTATACGTACGTGTTGTTCTTCATTGTAGctattagaaaaaaaaaatcaaatcagATTTTCTCTCTTGTTGCTTGCCCGATTTTTACAAACAgaatttggaaacaaaTTGCACGATTGtctcttctctttctttccagTATGAACATGTCTATGGTCTAAGAAGGAATGAGCGCCAACAAAGCGATTTAGGATTCATCGAATACAAATTCAAATACAAACGAGATGATCAACTCTTTCTTACGCTGCTTCATGAACCtatctttgtttactcCACAAATCATTATTCCGATCTCGCGAAAGCACTGGGAGCACTAGAAACCTCTGTAATCGAAAGAAAGTAAGAGGATGTCTGGTATTACTACCAATACATCAATTTAAACTCATAGTTGGACCCAAAAAACATTGAGGAATTTGAGTGAATCTCAGACATGAAACCTATTTGCGAAAAAAGCGAATATGAGTTCTGTCGTCTTCTCCCGACTCCAAGTGAAAGTGTGCGAGACTTGTTGttgaaaaacatttttaaGATTTACCAACGCTTTTACTTTCCAAAACctattgaatttttttatctagGCTCTTCCTGAGAGAAAGATCCCCATCGAGTGGTTTAATTGACTTTTGATATATCGGAGAAGACACGCTTCTCAAGACAATGTTAAAACCCGTCGCGTAGGAAGTAACGGATGGATACCAAGAGcagaaaaattttgaaagaattgcatCTAGCTATTCAACAGAAACAATATATCAACGTTTCGTTTACGGCTCAACTATAGACTACAAAGACATTTCTAGGTTTGAAAGGATTGCCGATTTGataccttttttaaaagaacacAAGATTACGGAATCTTTACTATGTCAAGTATTGGAAACTTTTGCTAATACAGTGTAAAAAAAGATCTGGAGACGGTTTATTGAAACTACAGGCTTTTTTTAGTAAATTTACTTCATTCATATTACCATTTCTGTATTCGTTgctttgtttcatttaatCTAAATGGAACTAAACTGAtagatttcttttccaacaaaCCTGCAAACCATTATTTTGCATTTTAAAGTATGTGCATTCTTCTCGTTTCTACCTAACATGAACTTGAATTCTAAATCTAATTCTTATCCTTTTGACAAAAACTCGTCAGAGACTAAGACTACCATCTCATAAAATATTAACAATTTGGAACGAGTCaaattcttatttttatctAGTATGTTGTTCAATCCTCTgttggtttcttcctttgatGATAAGTACTATTCATATACTCGCGAATCTTAGTTGGtgcaaaaataaagagtGACGGAAACAAGTAAAGTCCTCAATCCTTTcataaacaataaaataaCTACCTTAAAGTTGAGCTAATCGGATTGTACTGTAAGTACGAATCTCAGATGCGACATATTACGTTTATCATAATCATATATTTTATCTACCATATTTGGAAGACCCTTccttcatcttccttcaATATTACTATGTTTTTGGTCTCCTGAACGAGTAACAACGGCGGTTTTATCGTTGACGCACGAAGCATTATTTAGACAGGATAACACGTGATCTTTGTATAAGCCCAAGTTTTATCGTGTCCAAAatgaaatccaaaatcataGCAGCTTAGCTTTCTTCCATAAGAACTGAATATGATGCCTTTTGATGAAGCCTATCAACCCTTATGATGGTAACGCTGGTTTTTCAGAGTACGGTTGGGCAAGGTCACTAAGGAAGAGAGGTATTAGAAGGAAATTTTTGGAGACGCTGCGATTCAAAAGTTCCTGCCATTGCTTTACCGGAGATTGCAACGGATATGAATGGTACATTCATATGCTGCATAATCCGAGATGTTGTTAGTCCTCAAGTAGCATGGTAATCGGTAGCACAAGCAAAGGACGTCTCTGTTTTTTACCTTTTATAAGTAAGAATCAATCACGGAAGATGATTATAACTAGAAAAATTCTTcagaattgaaaaaaaataaacgcATTTCCTTAAGAAAAGGCTAATGACTCAGTGCTTCTAGAGCAGCCAACAGGGTAGGATTAAAGTTTATAGTCcaagtatttattttttatattcttttatacTTTTCTCTCTAAAAATGTTAGACCACAGATTTAAATGACAACGAACTGTTACTATGGTATGGTATCATTAGAGGATAACTAAAAATAATGAGGAAGATTCgaatacaaaaataataaattcTTATGACAAGCGAACGTTCAAtagatttttatttcatttcttccttcctttgaaGTTTGTTAGTCCATTAGACTAGCACTcagttgtttgtttttgttcatcGTTACTTGTAGCGTCGTGTTTGGGTAGTCTATTGAGGCATCATGTAGAAAATGTTGAATTGCATTAAGAATACGAAAGGATGTAGTGAGGCCGAAGCAGCATGTAGGGGAAATTAGATACAACCAAAAACTCTTTAATATTACATTCCTAGAACTAACTATTATTGACATGTAATCTTGGTCGGGATGCTTTTGGTAGCATCGTTACTGAAAGCTTTGACCTAAATTTTTCGGTTTTCTATTgttatattttcatttctctttcaaaaaatatatatatggaGTAGTGTTACAAACAATTTCTTATGTGGATATTTGTGGTTCCTGCTACAAACATGTAATGTATGTAATCTTTTAGTATTTGAACCCagaatattttctttaagtGCTCAAAACGATCTCGTGAAAATCGCAAATTTTGATACTCGTTCAAGGcatatatatttttgatCGAGGTCATAAGATAGCTTCTGAATATTCAAATACTACGAAGAGTCGAAACTGATTTTCATCGACATAAAATCTAAGGAAAGAGATAAATTTTCGCAGGTACAAAATTCGAGTTCTTGTATTTTACTATTCTGTCAATAATTATAAAGATCAGTTTATGAGCCGATCATCCGAGCGCATGTAGAAAGCACTCTTTcaatttaatttctttctcagTACATtaattgagaaaaaaatcgtTAGACCTTAATACATGAAGCTGCTCCTTATCTGTTgcattgaaaatgaagccTTCTTAATGACTTCTTGAAGTGAAGACAAAACAAACGTAAAGAATTCAGTTCCAATTGAACTAATTCCCTTTTGAGTTAGTAAATACATATGGATCCCGCCTCATTATAACAGCGTGCATTAAGGTGACGACAACTACTTGTTACTTCTACTACAGGAGGAAGATGAACCGCGCTTCATAAGACCTAAAGTTTTAGGGACAGTACCATGTCGAATAACAGTCTTTCtcttgaaaacaaagtcgCCATCGTTACAGGAGGCTCCAGAGGTATCGGAGCAGGAATTGTTGAGACACTGGCGAACCGTGGTGCTAAAGTTGCAATCACATTTACCTCTGAAAGCAGTAAAGATGCAACGGAACAATTggtgaaaaagattaaGGATTTAGGCACTTCAGCAGATGCCATCACTATTCAAGCCGACTTGCGTGACATTGCAAGTGCTAAGCATATCGTCGATACTACTGTCAAAGCGTTTGGTCCCACCATCCATATTCTTGTTAATAATGCTGGATGCGGAGGTGCAGTAAAGTCACTAGGAACTTCAACCATTGAAGATTACAATGATGTCTTTGACGTAAATGTTAGAGCCGTCTTCTTCATGGGAGAAGCTGTGGCACCCCATCTCCCCAATAAAGGTGGTAGGATTATTAATATTGGAAGCATTTTAGGAAGAAAGGGTTTTGCTCAGTTTCCTTTATACTGTGCGAGTAAAGCAGCAATTGAAGGCTTCACAAGATGTTGGGCCGCTGAATTGGGCCACCAAGGGCACACGGTGAATCAAGTCAACCCCGGATCAGTCGACACGGATATGCTAAGAGAAGCGATATCGGATGAATTTTTGCAAGTGATGAGAAACGAAACTCCATTTGAGCATCGCATTGGATTAACTTCCGATATTTCTGAAGTTGTTGGGTTTCTGGTTGAAGATAGAAGTCAATGGATAACAGGGCAAACCATATCGGTTTCTGGCGGAATGACGATGTATTAATTTGTATGACAAGCCAGATCGATTGGCATTAATGGTAATGTTCCTTCTCGTCAGATGATAAGCCCATAAACCAAACATAATTAATATGAAATTTCGCAtgttattgaaaaaaagaaccgTAACGTGTTTTAGTGGAAGTAGTACATCTACTCGTCTACGGTATACATATGTTAGCATTGAAATGGGCAGTAATTCAAGGAGTGTCATTTGCTACATAATACTGAAAGCAACTAGATAGTTAAACCAAATGATCTTCCCATAAATATTGTATACTGCGTACCGGCCTTGACAGTTGAAAGCGTTGTCCTGTAATAtaacaaattaaaaaacactatttattttggcTTCTGTTACTCAAGATATACTGAACTTACTTTggaatttcaatttttggtgTCTTTCGTGAAGCAGCATCAATACGGATTGTATTGACCTAAAAACATATTAAATTTACTGAACATTCAAAAGGTCTAATAAATGCCTTTGAAACATAATCATATTACCAGTGTCTATACCAAAATTTAATAGAGGCTTCATTAAGAACATTAGTCTTGTACGTGCCAAtgcatttaaaaaagggTACAAATATGTCACAGAAGAGGtctcacttgttatgaAAATAAGTACTCAGTGGAGAGTAAGTTACATTTTTTAACAAGTTAGATGCTTTAATAGCACTTAAAATAGATATTTATAGCTACCAGGGATCTGGTTCACTGAATTAGTTGTATAGACAATTTATTCAGCTAGAccagtcaaatcttccaatccGAAGATTTGAGCTACTAAAACTGGGTATCTATATCTTCTAAAATAGTTAACACTGTTCCTTCTGATA
The nucleotide sequence above comes from Schizosaccharomyces osmophilus chromosome 3, complete sequence. Encoded proteins:
- a CDS encoding arginase protein encodes the protein MASSAVACGLKIKDLAFKYYDAHNDLDPPDVHENGYVNPWICPYSKVKVGRLDFVRELITQLERRSYSPALVHVGLDVLGKSCRKDNDYPSLVDFLESDLIACMNLIPKTCTPKSLTVSSFDSDAGDGDKIAQIAIRINTFVQSL
- a CDS encoding iron/ascorbate oxidoreductase; protein product: MESLHLPFIDLSEQNTHFVSMKVVNACKEWGFFMVKNHGIDIEQMEGVFKISDEFFNLPIEEKEKFRFKGGELQAGYSKRMGEKLYSDDPSTKATKEFYDLARFPHSNREVISPAIRKFLPEMTLFQKQCYNLSLKLLDLIALGLELPSDFFSKYHSSTEDFIRLIKYSVPEGVEHKKDDVDTDCNFDCGTITLLIQRKEGFLQIKPPEVDIIPDWVRVSIDKDVISVNIADMLPFLTNGKLKSSIHQIKIDPQMMKGQLIAYSAIPDLDYPITRMSDEQHGKNADKTTVRKYKETRLNDSQAQHGSPT
- a CDS encoding hsp16-like protein translates to MSLQPFFELHPFQDVFSDFLSYSPRVQRQNRVGDLSPAIDVHEGKDTVEVDVELPGVKKQDVEVHYDEGKLTISGESVNERKSEGDKGNQRWSERRFGSFSRTITIPNKVDADRIEAQFNHGILSVVLPKIEESRSKKQIAIN
- a CDS encoding short-chain type dehydrogenase/reductase — encoded protein: MNSTMSNNSLPLENKVAIVTGGSRGIGAGIAETLASRGAKVAITFTSESSKDATEQLVKKIKDFGTSADAITIQADLRNVASAKLIVDTTVKAFGPTIHILVNNAGIAYDRTPIGSTSVEDYNSIFDVNVRAVFFMGEAVAPHLPNKGGRIINIGSIAGRGSASRIPLYCASKAALEGFTRCWAAELGPKGHTVNQVNPGAVETDMLRGIDSSVTNAYKDMTPMENRFGQPQDIADIVGFLAEESSRWITGQTISASGGLKMY
- a CDS encoding versicolorin reductase, encoding MSNNSLSLENKVAIVTGGSRGIGAGIVETLANRGAKVAITFTSESSKDATEQLVKKIKDLGTSADAITIQADLRDIASAKHIVDTTVKAFGPTIHILVNNAGCGGAVKSLGTSTIEDYNDVFDVNVRAVFFMGEAVAPHLPNKGGRIINIGSILGRKGFAQFPLYCASKAAIEGFTRCWAAELGHQGHTVNQVNPGSVDTDMLREAISDEFLQVMRNETPFEHRIGLTSDISEVVGFLVEDRSQWITGQTISVSGGMTMY